The Flavobacterium marginilacus genome window below encodes:
- a CDS encoding glycosyltransferase family 2 protein — protein MQLSVIILNYNVRYFLELCVLSVESALKNMDSEIIVVDNNSSDGSCEMIKSRFPNVKLIQNSQNTGFPKGNNIGAAHANGDYICILNPDTVVAEDTFEKVLAFAQKQKKLGVVGVKLIDGTGNFLPESKRGIPTPWVAFTKIMGLYKIFPKSPLFNKYYAQHLSENETGEVEILVGAFMLLKKELYQEIGGFDEDCFMYSDDIDLSYRVLQMGRSNFYFHETVVIHYKGESTVKDGIYMKRFQEAMEFFYKKHFKVSFLFSIFMKIGIIFFSLIKRMQGQVKSKIKAENYLLVSASETLVKIITAAVQKKVDFLDLEAEKEVNLSSNSIRNGLKIVLDNEFVSFKECIEIHERYVNKGVVFRIIPKGTNFCIGSDSSNGRGGIEKIK, from the coding sequence ATGCAGTTATCAGTCATTATCCTCAATTATAATGTCCGCTATTTTTTGGAACTCTGTGTGCTAAGCGTAGAAAGCGCTCTGAAAAACATGGATTCCGAAATTATTGTTGTTGACAATAATTCTTCAGACGGCAGCTGTGAGATGATAAAATCCCGTTTTCCAAATGTCAAGCTCATTCAAAACAGTCAAAATACTGGTTTTCCAAAAGGCAATAATATTGGGGCTGCTCATGCCAATGGCGATTATATTTGTATTCTGAATCCAGACACCGTTGTTGCCGAAGATACATTTGAAAAAGTACTGGCATTTGCCCAAAAACAAAAAAAACTCGGGGTCGTGGGTGTAAAGCTTATTGACGGCACAGGAAACTTTCTGCCGGAAAGCAAACGCGGAATTCCGACACCCTGGGTCGCTTTTACCAAGATCATGGGGTTGTATAAAATATTTCCAAAATCACCTCTTTTTAATAAATATTATGCCCAGCATCTGTCCGAAAACGAAACAGGTGAAGTAGAAATATTGGTTGGGGCTTTTATGCTTCTTAAAAAAGAATTGTATCAGGAAATTGGGGGCTTTGATGAAGATTGTTTCATGTATTCTGATGATATTGATCTTTCTTATAGAGTTTTACAAATGGGAAGAAGTAATTTTTATTTCCATGAAACAGTTGTAATACATTATAAGGGAGAAAGTACAGTTAAAGATGGAATTTATATGAAACGTTTCCAGGAAGCAATGGAGTTTTTTTATAAAAAACATTTTAAGGTTTCTTTTCTTTTTTCAATATTTATGAAAATTGGAATTATATTTTTTTCTTTGATTAAAAGAATGCAGGGACAGGTTAAATCCAAAATTAAAGCTGAAAATTATTTATTGGTGTCAGCTTCTGAAACATTAGTGAAAATAATAACTGCTGCCGTTCAAAAAAAGGTTGATTTTCTAGATTTGGAAGCAGAAAAAGAGGTAAATTTGTCATCAAATTCAATAAGAAACGGGTTGAAGATCGTTTTGGATAATGAATTTGTATCTTTTAAGGAGTGTATTGAGATTCACGAAAGATATGTTAATAAAGGAGTTGTCTTTAGAATCATACCAAAAGGCACTAATTTTTGTATTGGGAGTGATTCTTCTAATGGAAGGGGAGGAATTGAAAAAATTAAATAA
- a CDS encoding T9SS C-terminal target domain-containing protein: protein MIQKILLLFFLFVTGSYAQTKGCTDHFAKNFDPNATDNDGSCVYASVKVKAQFTEKISDTIKETSGLTAFDNLLWTHNDDGDTAIYGLSTKGKIEKKVVFPRVKNNDWEEISQDSLYLYIGDFGNNYRGNRQDLRILRIEKKSVLDNAPLVDTIAFSYADQTDFTVQKPNTTNFDCEAFVVMKDSNYLFTKQWSDRKTGVYTLPKTPGTHIAQLKETLDVHGLVTGATALPDGKGVVLCGYSPMLQPFVYLLYGYKNNNFANGNKRKIKIELPFHQIEGIATEDGSLFYLTNEATVKKPFVNTPQQIHTIDLEPYLKK, encoded by the coding sequence ATGATACAAAAAATACTGTTGCTTTTCTTTTTGTTTGTGACCGGTTCCTACGCCCAAACCAAAGGGTGTACGGATCATTTTGCGAAAAATTTTGACCCAAATGCAACCGATAATGACGGAAGCTGTGTGTATGCTTCCGTAAAAGTGAAAGCGCAGTTCACCGAAAAAATAAGCGACACGATAAAGGAAACTTCGGGACTGACGGCTTTTGATAATTTGCTTTGGACGCACAATGATGACGGCGACACGGCTATTTATGGACTGAGCACAAAAGGCAAAATCGAGAAAAAAGTTGTTTTCCCGAGGGTGAAAAACAATGACTGGGAGGAAATTTCGCAGGACAGCCTGTACCTGTACATAGGCGATTTTGGCAATAATTACAGGGGAAACCGGCAGGATTTACGGATTTTGAGAATCGAAAAGAAGTCGGTTTTGGACAATGCGCCCTTGGTGGACACCATTGCTTTTTCGTATGCAGACCAAACGGATTTTACGGTTCAAAAACCCAATACGACCAATTTTGACTGTGAGGCTTTTGTGGTTATGAAAGACAGTAATTATTTGTTTACCAAACAATGGTCGGACAGAAAAACGGGTGTTTACACCTTACCAAAAACTCCAGGGACACATATTGCCCAACTCAAGGAAACGCTGGATGTACACGGATTGGTTACCGGCGCAACGGCTTTGCCTGACGGGAAAGGTGTTGTTTTATGCGGCTATTCGCCAATGCTTCAGCCGTTTGTTTACTTGCTTTATGGTTATAAAAACAATAATTTTGCCAATGGAAACAAACGGAAAATTAAAATTGAGCTTCCGTTTCACCAAATCGAGGGAATTGCCACCGAAGACGGTTCGTTATTTTACCTGACGAACGAAGCAACAGTAAAAAAACCTTTTGTAAACACGCCACAGCAAATCCATACGATTGATTTGGAGCCGTATTTGAAGAAATAA
- a CDS encoding ABC-F family ATP-binding cassette domain-containing protein, giving the protein MNYLSVENISKSFGERTLFKDISFGINKDQKIAFIAKNGSGKTTLMNILNGFDEPDTGQVVLRKSIRMAFLSQDNKLQDELTIEESIFASDNESLKVIEAYEKALENPEDEEAYQKAFDAMDRHNAWDFETQYKQILFKLKLEDFKLKVKSLSGGQKKRLSLAIILINRPDLLILDEPTNHLDLEMIEWLESYFAKENITLFMVTHDRFFLERVCNEIIELDNGQLYQYKGNYSYYLEKKEERIASENASVDKAQNLFVKELEWMRRQPKARTTKSKSRQDDFYVIKEKAQSRRRENKVELEINMERMGSKIIELHKLSKKFKDRVILDNFSYDFQRGERIGIIGKNGTGKSTFLNLLTGTIPLDGGKVVVGDTIKIGYYTQAGIDPKPGQRVIDVIKEFGEFIPLTKGKIISASQLLERFLFDAKKQYDYVEKLSGGELKRLYLCTVLIQNPNFLILDEPTNDLDIVTLNVLESFLLDYPGCLVVVSHDRYFMDKIVDQLFVFRGQGEIETFPGNYSDFRAYEDSADVAQKEENKAEKKDWKQNNPTGNLTFNEQKEYQKIEREIKDLELDKAKIEQLFSEGKVADADIEKKAKELENIIKKIENKEERWFELSAKMEG; this is encoded by the coding sequence GTGAATTATTTATCAGTCGAAAATATATCTAAATCTTTTGGGGAGCGCACGCTTTTCAAAGACATTTCCTTTGGGATTAACAAAGACCAAAAAATTGCCTTTATTGCCAAAAACGGTTCGGGAAAAACCACGCTTATGAACATCCTCAACGGTTTTGACGAACCTGATACTGGACAAGTGGTGCTTCGAAAAAGCATCCGAATGGCTTTTTTGTCACAGGACAATAAACTGCAGGACGAATTGACGATTGAGGAAAGTATTTTTGCTTCAGACAATGAAAGCCTAAAAGTGATTGAGGCTTACGAAAAAGCATTGGAAAATCCCGAAGACGAGGAAGCCTACCAAAAAGCCTTCGACGCAATGGATCGTCACAACGCTTGGGATTTTGAAACGCAATACAAACAAATTTTATTCAAATTGAAGTTGGAAGACTTCAAACTGAAAGTCAAAAGTCTTTCGGGAGGACAGAAAAAACGTTTGTCGCTTGCCATCATTCTGATTAACCGCCCCGACTTGTTGATTCTCGACGAGCCGACAAACCACTTGGATTTGGAAATGATTGAATGGCTGGAAAGTTATTTTGCCAAAGAAAACATTACGCTGTTTATGGTAACGCACGACCGTTTCTTTTTGGAACGTGTCTGCAATGAAATTATCGAACTGGATAACGGGCAACTATACCAATACAAAGGAAATTATTCTTATTATTTAGAGAAAAAAGAAGAGCGAATTGCCTCCGAAAATGCCAGCGTGGACAAAGCCCAAAACCTATTCGTGAAAGAATTGGAATGGATGCGCCGTCAGCCGAAAGCGCGAACCACCAAATCGAAATCGCGTCAGGATGATTTTTATGTGATTAAGGAAAAAGCGCAAAGTCGTCGTCGAGAGAATAAAGTGGAACTCGAAATCAATATGGAGCGAATGGGAAGCAAGATTATCGAGCTTCACAAACTTTCCAAAAAATTCAAGGATCGCGTTATTCTGGATAATTTCAGTTATGATTTTCAGCGTGGCGAACGCATCGGGATTATTGGTAAAAACGGAACTGGTAAATCTACTTTCCTGAATCTTTTGACTGGAACCATACCTCTTGACGGCGGAAAAGTGGTTGTGGGAGACACCATCAAAATAGGCTATTACACCCAAGCAGGTATTGACCCAAAACCCGGTCAACGCGTGATTGATGTCATCAAAGAATTTGGGGAATTTATTCCGCTGACGAAAGGAAAAATCATTTCGGCTTCACAATTGTTGGAACGTTTTCTTTTTGATGCAAAAAAACAATACGATTATGTCGAAAAATTGAGCGGTGGCGAATTGAAACGTTTGTATTTATGTACCGTTTTGATTCAGAACCCAAACTTTTTGATTCTGGATGAACCAACGAATGATTTGGACATTGTGACCTTGAACGTTTTGGAAAGTTTCCTTTTAGATTATCCTGGATGTTTGGTAGTGGTTTCGCACGACCGTTATTTTATGGACAAAATCGTGGATCAGTTATTCGTTTTCAGAGGTCAGGGAGAAATTGAAACCTTCCCGGGAAATTACTCCGATTTCAGAGCATATGAAGACAGTGCCGATGTTGCCCAAAAAGAGGAAAACAAAGCCGAAAAGAAAGACTGGAAACAGAACAATCCAACCGGAAACCTGACTTTTAACGAGCAAAAGGAATACCAAAAAATTGAGCGCGAAATCAAGGATTTGGAATTGGACAAAGCCAAAATCGAGCAATTATTTTCCGAAGGAAAAGTAGCCGATGCCGACATTGAAAAGAAAGCCAAAGAACTGGAAAACATTATCAAAAAAATTGAGAATAAAGAGGAACGATGGTTTGAATTGAGTGCAAAGATGGAGGGATAA